TGAAGCCTCCAAATCTTTTGGATCTGCAGAGATGATATTCAAGACAAACGGTTGATCTCCCATACCGCCGGAAGCGTCGTACTGTTTTACAACCGGATTTGCGTTGGTGAAACCAGCTAACTGTTTACGAATCTTATCGCGGAATTCTTCTGTCGTTAATTCCCCACGCTCTTTGCCATCTTTCATACGCACGTAGAACTGTGATTTATTAGATTCCCCGTACAAGCTACCCACGATTTTCGCCGTGTAGTTCACTTCGGGGTTCGCGCGAAGGATGTTATCCACTTCGTCCGCCACTTTATTCATACCATCTAAGCTGGTGCCTGGTTCCATTTCCAATGTGACGGCGAACTCACCCGAGTCGTCATCCGTGATAAAGGCTCCAGGAACTTTCGTGACAGTATAGATACTAAGCACGAACACCATGAATGTCGCACCAATCGTCATTAATGGATGACGTAAGGTCACACGCAATAACTTTTCGTAAACGTTTTCTAACCAACCTTGGAAGCGGTCAAAACCACGCACCAAGCGGCCCAATGTTTTTCCATAAAGTGTATTATGATCTTGCGGAGAATGACCTGCACCGTGACCCGCACCACCAAAGTAAGCCGTTAACATTGGAATGATCGTCATCGCCACGAACCAGCTGATGGCCATAGAGAACACGACGGTCATACCGAACTGTTTTAAGAACTGACCGATAGTTCCCGACATCGTACCTACCGGCACGAATACAGCGATAACAACCAGAGTGATGGCCATAACGGCCATTTGAATTTCCGTTGTTCCTTTTTCTGCCGCTGTCAGTGAATCTTCACCCAGTTCCATACGACGATAAATATTTTCGATAACCACGATGGCGTCGTCGATCAGAAGACCTACGGCCAAAGTCAACGCCAGCATCGATACGATGTTAATCGAGAATCCTGCGACCTTCATAATCATGAAGGCACCGATCAAGGAAATCGGAAGCGAAAGGGCTGTGATCAATGTTGAACGCGCACTTCCCAGGAAGAAGAACACCGTGATGATCGTGAGCACGATACCGATAATGATCGTTTCATTCACGTCATAAATATTATCTTTAATTTTGATGGAACCATTCGTCACGACTTGAACTTTGGGCGCACCATCAAGCTTCGCCAATTCAGGTCCGATACGATCTAATTGTTTAATAACGTCGTCAGCTACACGCACGGTGTTTGAACCGGATTGACGATACACTTGTAAGAACAACGCTTTTTCGCCATTCAAATAAGCGCGGGATTTTTCATCCTGCATGGTATCGACAACCTTACCTAGATCCGCCACACGTGTTGGAACTTCGTTTCCGTAAAGATTCACAAGAGTGTCAGAAATTTCGGGCACGGACTGAAACTCTCCGAGGCCACGGAACACAAGCTCTTTACCACCTTGTTGTTCCACTTTACCACTTGGAATGTTCTCGCCGGAAGCACCGACTTGACCCGCCACTTGGCTGACAGAAATTTCACGAGCACGCAGCTTATTACGATCCAAGATCACGTGAATCTCACGTTCACGGCCCCCGAAGATTTCGATGGCACCGACGTTGTTCACTTGCTCAAGACGTGGCTTGATAAACTGGTCCGCGATATCGAAAAGTTGCGCATCATTTAGATTGTTCGCCGTTAAAGACACCATCAAAATCGGAGTGTCTGACGGGTCAAACTTTTTGATGACAGAATCTTCAGCATCATCTGGAAGTTTCGGTTTTGCGATATTTACTTTATCACGCACTTGTTGTTCGGCGTACTTCACGTCGACCGAGCTATTAAACTCGACGATAACTTGTGAAACACCCTCTAAACTTTTAGAAGTCAGACGTTTGATACCGGAAATGGTACTCACTTCTTCTTCGATCGGACGGCTGACCAAGGTTTCAATCTCGGAAGGTCCTGCACCAGGATAAGTTGTTTGAACAGTGACAACCGGGATACTGACATCCGGAAATAAGTCCACGCTCATCGATTTGAAAGAGGCCCAACCCACGACGATGATGGCGATCGTCACACAGGCTGTAAAGATGGGTCTGCTGATTGATATCTTAGGTAAGCTCATGATTATTTTCCTCCTTCAACAGAGGCTTGGTAAAGTTTAACTCTAGCTTGAAGTCCAAGAATCTGAGCGGCCGCTTGCACGCGGTTCACTTCAGATTGAGAGAAGTCTTGTTCAAAAAGAAGAACTTGATAAGTCGTAGTTCTTCCCTGACGAAGACGTGTGCGCTCATTGTCCAATTTGGCTTTTTGCGCGTTGACGATATTTGTAGCTAGACGAAGGCTTTCTTTAGCTTCCGCCATTTGTTCTACTAAGTTCGTCCATTCTTGTTCTTGATTGAATTGTTTTGCTTGATAAGAAAGCTCGGCCGCTTTGCTGGCTTTCAGTGCTCCGGCTTTAGCATCGTTCAAAGCGAAGACATTTAACGGAAGATTGAAGCGCAGACCGACGAAAGCTGTGTCTCTGCCGTCTTCACCCGCCGCTTTTAAAGCGTCGTTTAATTCTTCATTACGACCGTTCAATGCGTAACTTCCGTAAAGATCTAAAGTCGGCTTGTTTTTTTCTTCAGTGACTTTGGCAGAAGCTTGCGCCAAGCGAGATTGCGCTTCCGCAGCTTTCACATCGTAGCGGTCGCCCGGTCTTGCTTTAGGAACTTCAACCGTTCCTAAAGAAGAATAGTTAATGCCATCCAACGCCGGAGTTGGTTCTTCTGCTTTTCTATTTAGGAAAGTGTTAAAAGCGCGACGAGCGGCTTTTTCGCTATTTTCTGCTTGTTGCACTCCGAAGATAGTGGCTTCGACCATGGCTTTGGCTTGAAGAACGTCGGCGTTTTCACCTAAGTTCATACGAGCTTTACGAGACACATAATCCAAAATACTTTGAGCTTGTTTCAAAGCGCGTTTCTGAACTTGCACAAGCTCTTGAGCTGATGCCAGTGACCAGTAAGCCGCTTCAGCTTCAACCAAAGTTCCCACAGACTCAGCTTCTGCGCCGAATTTTTCTGCGACATTTTGTTGACGAGTCAGTTCTTCATTCGCACGTGCCGTGCGACCGAAACCATTTCCCCAAAGAGGCATGTTTAATTCTAGAAGCGGAGTCGCATCCCAAAAGCTGTTCGGAATTCCTGCCGGAAGATCTGCTCCGACAACTTCCGTGCGGTCCATAGCGTAGGAAAGTTTTGTTTCAAGACCGAAACTGAAATCTTGAGATACTCCTAAAGAGTAATTCTGCATTTTCAGTTCGTCATATGTAATGGTGGAACCGAACGGCTCTTTGCCATCGTAGCCAATTCTTGCATTCGCAAAAAGACGCGGCGTAAAGAACAAGTCTGCTTCACGTGTCTTTAGTTGAGAAGCTTCGGCCTGCTCAGAGCTCGCCTTGTACCCTAAACTATGTTGTTTAACTTGATCGAGATATTCATTCAGATTCATTGCGGACGCTGAATTTCCAACCAGGGTGGCTGCGAGAATCAGCGAGAAGCTAGCAATGTTTAAAACGTCGGATCTTTTCATTTCATAACTCCGTTATGTAATCGCTTACATACTTAACCTAACCGAAGACCCCTAAGTATGCAATCAATTACTTTCTTGCGTCCTGATTTAGCTTATGATACATTATATAAAGATAAGACATTTCAAGTACTTAATTGAATTGTCAGGAGATTATCAATGACGGATTCATCTCAAGTTAAGATCCAAAAAGACGAAAGTCCTGCTCATGTTAAGGGCAAAAAAAGGGACCGTTCTGCTTCTGAAGAAAGACTGATTCAGGCAGGGTTGGAGATCTTTGCGAAAAACGGATTTAACGGTGCCACTACTAAGATGATTGCTAAAAAAGCGGACGTGAACGAATCACTGATCGGTCGCTACTTCGATGGCAAAGAAGGTTTGTTACTTGCCATCATCGAAAAGTTTCTTGAGCAAGTTATTCAAGACGAACTTCCCTACCCTCCTCAAAATTCGTTAGCAGCAGAGCTCGAGAATTATGTGCGCTTTCGCGTGAACCAAGGTTGTATGCACGAAGATTTCGCGCGCATCGTATTTTCGCAATGTCTGGTAGATAGAAAATTTAAAAAGAAAGCGCGTGAAACCATTCCGCTTCTCATCGATCCCAAATTAATTGATCGCGTGCAGATGCTGGCAGACAAGGGACGATTAAAAGAAGGAACGAATGTCATGGAGATCTGTGAACACTTAGATACTTTCTTAGACGGCATCTTCTTTTTCGATCACATCTTGCATGAAGAGTCGCCGGAAGTGACTGGCGATAAAGCGGCGCGCTTCGTAAAAACTTACTCTCGTCTTTTTGATAAATAAGATTTTTTAGATAGGTTAAAAATAAAAAACCCACAGTGAGAGCTGTGGGTTTTTTGTTTTATTCTTCAAACGCTGGAAGATCGTCGATCGTTGTTGTTGGCGGCGGTGGGATTACGCCTGGCTCTTCAGTTTGCGTTGTTGAGCCGGTAGAGTTCCCGCCTGAGCTTGAAGAACCCTTAGATCCCGTTGAAGAAGACTGTTTTTTCTTGTCCTCTTCTTGCTTACGTTTTTGTTCCTCAGCTTGCTTGCGAGCTTCTTCTTGTTTTCTTAACTCTTCTTGTCTGCGAACTTGCTCTTGATTTTGAGTTTGCGACTGACGACGTTGCTCTTCAAGGCGACGTTGTTCGTCGGCTCTGCGTTGAGCCTCGCGCTGAGCTTCGATACGTCTTTGCTCTGCCGCTCTTTGCGCCTCTTGTTGGCGTCTTTGCTCTTCAAGACGTGCTTGCTCGGCTGCGCGACGTTTTTCTTCTTCGATTCTGCGTCTTTCTCTTTCCTTACGTTCTTTAACGATAGGATCGTGTTCCTCCACACATTTCATTGCGTGCTGAACTCCGTACTGACCGCGATCTGCTTTATTGATGACACAGTTTTTAACTAAAGATGCTTGAGGTGTATTACAGATACGCATTGCATCTGTCGCGTCTCGAGGATTTGAGACATAAAGGCCACCGCGCAAGAACAACTCGGAAGCACACATAGCGACCTCAAAAGAGTTCGTATTCAAGCAAGCTTCCGCTGCATAAATAACGTTCTTTTTGTGAGGATAACCATTCTTATCAAAGGCTCTAGAATTTAAGTGCTTCGTCAAATAGATAGTACAATCTTGGAAACGAATGTCTGTACGGCCTCGGGTACAAGCCACATCCGTCTTTGAAGACATCGTATTTAGATTTTGATAAAGGAAATCAGAACACTCACGCTGCTGATAAGACATGGTGTCTTCATTAACGTAAATACTTGAATCGTTGTCATCATCCGCAACAACATAAGCATTCGCATTCACCGTAACGAACAAAACTGATAGTAAAACACCCAAAGTGAGTTTCATATATTCCTCGTTTGGCATTAATCCGGATGTATGTTTTGCAAGGCGTAGGCCACGTCATCTCGTTTTAATACGGCTTTTAGGTCGGTGGCGTGGCGAGGATTTTTACACAGTGACAATTCGGTTTGGCTCGAGAAAACGCTGACTTGGGAGAGATTTTAGGCAAAAAAAAAGCCCGAGGTGGGAAGAGAGAAAACCACCTCGGGCTAGCTAGTAATACTCGTACTTTCGTACTTAAGATCTATTTCATCGGCTTCGTGTGAACTGCGAATTTTTCGAACTCGCCGTACTCATGAAGTTTGTTATAAAGAGTCTTGATCGTAATACCCAAGTTGTTTGCCGCTTGAGTTTTATTACCACCAAAGTGCGCTAGAGCTTTCAAGATATAGCGCTTCTCTAGGTCGTGAAGAGTCATTGTAGGATCATACTCAATCACGTCTTTTTCAGTCTCACCGTTACGGATATTCTCTGGAATATCGTTCAACATGATCATGTGACCTTCAGAAAGGATCTGAAGTCTTTCGCACACGTTTTGAAGCTCACGGATATTTCCTGGCCAGTCGTAACGAATCAAAGCTTTCATCGCTTCTTCATTCACTGAACGACCACGGTTCAAATACGCGTGTTGAGAGTTGTTTAAAAAGTGGTTGATCAGCGACGGGATGTCATCTTTACGACGACGGAGAGGCGGAGCACTGACCACGATCGTGTTGATACGATAGAACAAGTCTTCACGGAAATTACCTTTAACAACTTCTTGGTCCAATTCTCTGTTCGTTGCACAGATCAAACGGATGTCTACTTTGATAGGGTCTTTGCCACCCACGCGGTAGATTTCACCTTCTTGGATGAAGCGAAGAAGCTTAGCTTGGATTGCTGGATCCAACTCACCGATTTCATCAAGGAACAAAGTTCCGCCGTTAGCCGCTTCCGCCAAACCGATCTTACGGTTGTAAGCGCCAGTGAAAGAACCTTTTTCGTGACCGAAAAGTTCTGACTCAAGAAGAGTCTCACGAAGAGCACCGCAGTTGATGGCTACGAAAGCTTTGTTTCTGCGATTAGAACGATCATGGATAGAGCGAGCGATAAGCTCTTTACCCGTTCCAGATTCACCAAGAACCAGGATGTTCGCCGTTGAAGGAGCTACGCGGTCGATCATCTTCATCAAGCTTCCCATCACCTCAGACTGGTAGACGATGGTCTTGTTTTCCAAAACTTTGGAAGTTGTATTTGTATTCCACATCACTTGATTTGCATTCTGAGAAGAGGGCAAGATCATAGAGTTGTTGTCGTTCATGGGTTCCACCTTTCGGTAACGTACTTTATAAATCTGGGTGGGTGTCTCAGATTGAATATCTCGTTCTGATACACCGCAGCAACGCATTGAGTTATAACTTTGGTCGTGTAAGTTTTGCAAGTAAATTTTTGCATGGCGTTAAATTTTTTTTAGGGCCTATGCTTCAACCCGCGGGATTTCAGCATCATGGGAAAGCCTTTTAAGTTGGCCGAAAACATTGATAAGTATCTGAAATTCATGACCTTTGTGAAGTCAGCCTCCCCCCTCACAATCAAGCACTATAGCTTAGATCTTAAGCAGGCTTTTAATTATGAGAATTCATCGGCTTCTTTGAGCGAGGCCGAATTGCTAGCCACGGCTCGCGGCGCCTTCAACCAATGGGCTCACCTTTCTTTGGCCTCTCGCAATCGCAAAGCCGCGACCCTGAAAAGCTTCTTTTCCTGGGCCTTCGACGAGTCTCTGACTGAGAGAGATTTGTCTCTGCAAATCACTTGTCCCAAGGTTCCAAAGAAACTTCCGCACTTCCTAAGCGTCGATGAAGCTTTGGCCGTCTTTAAAAGTTTTGATGCCGACAAAGAGATTTCGCTGAAAGAAAAAGTTCTGTTCCTGCTTCTTTACGGGGGCGGTCTGCGTGTCAGTGAAGCTTGTAACTTAAAGTGGTCTGAAGTTTTCATGTCGCAAAAGATTCTGCGCGTAACAGGTAAAGGATCGAAAGAAAGAGTCATCGCCCTTCCTACGTTAACGGTGCAAGTGCTGCACGCATGGAAGAAAGAAAGTGGTTTTAATAAGTTTGTCTTTGGTGAAGAGCCTTTGAATCCGCGCACGGCCTATGACATGGTGAAAATAAGTGGCCAGCGCGCGGGACTTTTAAAACCTTTGCATCCCCATGCTCTTCGTCACAGTTTTGCGACTCATTTATTATCGAGCGGAGCCAATTTAAGAACGCTGCAAGAGCTGCTAGGTCACGAGAGCTTACAGGCCACCGAAAAGTACACTCACTTAGGGATCGATCAATTGGCGAGGACGCTTGAAAATCTGCATCCTCTGGGAAAAGGAAAGTGATTACTTTCTGATAAATTCACACGTGATCTGATAACCCGCTCCTTCATCCAGCGCCAAAGTCACTTTATCACCATGATTCGTAAGAATATAAGTCTCTGAAAGATAGGCCTCTCCGACAAGAGGATACATGATAGTTTTTTGAGTAAGAACATTTCCGTCGATGGTTCCGACAACGTCATAACCAGAGTAATGACCTTCATTTATAGTTACGTGGCGAAAACCTTCTTCTAAAAGAAAGCCTACGGCCTCTTCGCCATAAACGTTGATCTCGATGGACTTCGGATTAGATGTCTGCTTGCTATAACTGACGTAAGCTCTTTTTCCCGGAGCCAATTCACATTTTTCCTGGTTAACCGAGTAGGCACCCAAGAACTGCTGTAAACCTTGAGCGTGAGAGATGTTTGAAAATAAAACTATCGCGATAAGTGAACAGACGAATTTCATAAAACCTCCGAGAGAGGCCTTTATAAGCTATCTTCGGCGGGGATCAAAATTCGCCGTACAAAACTTGTAATAGGTATAAAGCATATTCGAAACTGTCGCTTAGTTTTACAAAGTGGCGTGTTCAAGATAGTGGCGGACCATAGCTTCGACATTGCGAAGTTCCTGATCCACAAGTCCACGTTGGGGAGCAAGCTTGTCCGTATCTGCAAGATGAGCCTTAAAGAAAGGCGCCATCCAAGGTTCTGCATTCACAACACCTTGCTGAAGAAGAAACTTGATATAAAAGTGCATCTTTAAAACGAGAGGATCCTTTGCGGTCTCGACAGCCTTTAAAGCATTCCCTAAAAGGTTGAAAAGAAACTCAGAAGAATTATCACCCTCCTGGCTGACCTTGCTCACACAATCAATCATGTGCAGAGCAAGCTCCAGGCGGTCATAGTCTTTACGAATACCCGGGAAGTCGTTCAGCAGAGTCGCTTCTTGAAGAACATTCAGCTGTCCTTCTTCGGCCTGTTTATAGGTGAAACTCACGAAATGAGTGGGTTCAAGCACTCCCCCACCGAAACGTTTTTTACTTTTTAAGGCACCACGGGCAATGAACGACAGCTTTTCTCCGACGGGAGAAAGTGCATGAAGAATCAAGTCGGCTTCCGAGTATTTGATTTTTCTAAGAATGATAAAGCGGTCTTTGCCTTGAGTCACACGTCCCAACTTTGCTGAAGCTTTACTTCTTCATACGAAGATATCACAAGCTTGGCAAAGTCTTTTGTATTCAGAAGATCTAATCCCACAATCAACAGGCCGCGCAGTTGTTCTAGGCTTGGTGTCGGCTCCCACCAGTGACGAAACATTTTGATTGCTGACCAGTGGCACATATTGGTGCTCGCCATTTTCTGCCAGCCCTCAGTTTTAGAAAGACCTAGTTTTTTAAACAGATTTTCCGCAACGGCTTCCGCGCTGACATCTGAAAAAGTAAAAACGGCACGATCGAACAAGCGTGGCGTTCCGCATTTAAAATACGGCTGCGCTTTCGCCGAAATTTCTTTTTCAAAATTTTCGACAAGCAACGGATTATTCTGATGCTCACGACGGGCGTCAGATAATTCTTTTAAAAAAGCTTCCGCGTTCCAACTCATGTTCTGAGCTATCATCGCTGGCGAACGAAATCTTTCACCCGCTACGGCCACCGCTACAGAAGGCGAGTATGAACACAACCGCACGGTATAGGGACGAATGGCAATCGCCTCTTGAAAATGTCGCGCATGAGAAACTCGAAAAGAGAAAATACGCTTTTCGTTTAACAATTTATCAAGTTCTTCGGCAAAGGGATAAACCTCTCCGGTTACGGGATGATCTTCAGCAAATAAAACAAAACAGGTTTCTTTTTTTAAGCTCTCTACCCACTCTTTCACATCGTGAAGTTTCAAGTGTGAAAGTGCAGCCACTTCATAAGTTTCTTTGTAGTAGTAAGGAAGCAAACCTTCAAATACGGAGGTCTGTCCCAGAATCACACCCATGGCTTTTTTATGGGACATGAACTGGGCCGTACTTTGTGAAATTTCAAAAACAGCAGAGGCAATGCCCGGAAAACTACGCGCACGAGCTTTGGGTTCCAAACCTAAGGCGGCTTTGACTTGATCGTTTAATTCTTCCCAAGCTTCCGGTCGTACAACGTCGATAAACATCTTTAAAATTTAGCAGATTCCCTCACAAAAGAGAGTGCGACGAAGGTCTTATTTTCATCAGGAAATTGAGTGTTGACCCGATCCCAAAGTAAACTTACTAAGTTCACGTGGGAGTGCGTTTATGAAATGGAATAAGTTTGTTTTAGCTATGGCTTTCTTCACCGTCGGTGCTTTGACTTCACCCGCGCATGCTCTTTTTGAAACGCGCGTGACTTACGGAATGCTTGCGAACAACCCTGATTTAGCTCCCTTATGTCCAACTTGTGCTGCAGAAACTCCGTCCGTTTCTAATGCTTATGGTCTCGGCGCTGACGCGATCCTAACAATTCCGTTCCCTTTCGTTCCAGGTGTAGGTCTGCGTTATGAAAACATGAGCTTCACGACAAGCGGTATTGACTACACGATGGATTACACTCGCACCGCGCTTTTAATTAATTGGCGTCCCATCGACAATCTTTTCTTCTTAGGGCCTATTTTCACTTGGGGACTGTCTCACTCGACTCGTCTCAAGGCTGAAGAAGGTGGCGTATTAAAAGCAGATTTTTCAAGTGATTCCGTTAAATCCTACAGCCTGGGCTTAGAGGGCGGTGTGAAGCTGACTGGTTTCATTGTGGGAGCTGAAGTCGGCTACCTTGATTTTCGCTGGGATGGCGCAGAAGACGCGACTGGTAACGCAGCCACGCAAGATATTAATATGAGTGGAACTTACGGCAAAATTATCCTTGGCTTTTCTATTTAAGTGTCGAAATCTACACACCTCTGTTAGACTTGATTCTGAGAGGTGCTAATGACAAAAAAACGTATCGAATGGCCAGTCGCCTTATTCCTGATTATCAATCCGCTGGTCACCCTTATTCTAACTCCAATTTACTTCTACTATTATGGTTTCGAGTTAGACATTCTTCTTTTCGCTTTGATCTTTGCGGCTGCGACAAACTTGAGCATCACAGCGGGCTATCACCGTTTATTTTCTCATAAAAGTTACGATGCTCATCCCTTGGCTAAAGCGCTTTTCCTACTTGTAGGTGCATCAGGCTTTCAAGGTTCAGCTTTGAAATGGTCTTCGGATCACCGTCGTCACCACACACACATTGATGGAGAAAAAGATCCTTACAACATCAATGAAGGTTTCTGGTACGCCCACATGGGTTGGTTGTTCTTTAAAGACTCTGTTGACCAAAAAATCCACGCTCCTGATCTTCAAAAAGACTGGATGGTAGAGTTCCAACATAAATATTATGTGCCACTCGCAATTCTTACTGGCTTTGCTCTTCCCACTTTGATTGGCTGGGCGATGGGTTCGGCGTTGGGTGGATTCGTTATCGGCGGCGGTCTTCGTATCGCGTTGACTCAACAAAGCACTTTCTTCGTGAACTCTCTTTGCCATACTTTGGGTAAACAAACTTACTCAAAAGAGATCTCGGCTCGTGACTCTTGGTTTGTGGCGGTTCTTACGCATGGTGAAGGTTATCATAACTTCCATCATAAGTTCCAAATCGACTACCGCAACGGTATCAAGTGGTATCACTGGGACCCAACAAAATGGGTTATTAAATCTTTGAACTTTATGGGCCTTGCTACGAAACTTCGCCAGATTTCAAATGCAGAAATTCTGAAGGCGCGTTTGCAAGCCGAAGCTGCGGAATTAACGAAACATGGATTTGCGGAAGAAAAACTGCAAGCTATGAGAGAAAAAATCTTAGAAGCTCAGAACAAAATGAAAAAGCTTCGTGAAGATTACGAACAATTCAAAGTGGATGCAGTTCGTAAACGCGAAGAGCTTAAAGAGGCTTACGATTTAAAACTTGCGGAAATCAAACGCGAGATGGAAATTGCCAAGCTTGAGTTCCAGATGGGCATGAAGCAGTGGCAAGTGTGTCTAAGATCGGTTTAAGAAATTCAGTTTAGAAACTAAAAAGGGAGCTTTTCAGCTCCCTTTTTTTATTTGCAGTCTTTCGACTTATTATAGAAGAAGTAGTGGAATTGAGAAGACGCCGGATTCCCACCGATGTCCCTGTCGTTAGGATATCTAGTGGCTTCACGGAAAGCTTGCTGCTTCTTACAGTCCTGATATCGGTA
The window above is part of the Bdellovibrio bacteriovorus genome. Proteins encoded here:
- a CDS encoding TolC family protein, giving the protein MKRSDVLNIASFSLILAATLVGNSASAMNLNEYLDQVKQHSLGYKASSEQAEASQLKTREADLFFTPRLFANARIGYDGKEPFGSTITYDELKMQNYSLGVSQDFSFGLETKLSYAMDRTEVVGADLPAGIPNSFWDATPLLELNMPLWGNGFGRTARANEELTRQQNVAEKFGAEAESVGTLVEAEAAYWSLASAQELVQVQKRALKQAQSILDYVSRKARMNLGENADVLQAKAMVEATIFGVQQAENSEKAARRAFNTFLNRKAEEPTPALDGINYSSLGTVEVPKARPGDRYDVKAAEAQSRLAQASAKVTEEKNKPTLDLYGSYALNGRNEELNDALKAAGEDGRDTAFVGLRFNLPLNVFALNDAKAGALKASKAAELSYQAKQFNQEQEWTNLVEQMAEAKESLRLATNIVNAQKAKLDNERTRLRQGRTTTYQVLLFEQDFSQSEVNRVQAAAQILGLQARVKLYQASVEGGK
- the recO gene encoding DNA repair protein RecO, whose amino-acid sequence is MTQGKDRFIILRKIKYSEADLILHALSPVGEKLSFIARGALKSKKRFGGGVLEPTHFVSFTYKQAEEGQLNVLQEATLLNDFPGIRKDYDRLELALHMIDCVSKVSQEGDNSSEFLFNLLGNALKAVETAKDPLVLKMHFYIKFLLQQGVVNAEPWMAPFFKAHLADTDKLAPQRGLVDQELRNVEAMVRHYLEHATL
- a CDS encoding tyrosine-type recombinase/integrase, producing the protein MGKPFKLAENIDKYLKFMTFVKSASPLTIKHYSLDLKQAFNYENSSASLSEAELLATARGAFNQWAHLSLASRNRKAATLKSFFSWAFDESLTERDLSLQITCPKVPKKLPHFLSVDEALAVFKSFDADKEISLKEKVLFLLLYGGGLRVSEACNLKWSEVFMSQKILRVTGKGSKERVIALPTLTVQVLHAWKKESGFNKFVFGEEPLNPRTAYDMVKISGQRAGLLKPLHPHALRHSFATHLLSSGANLRTLQELLGHESLQATEKYTHLGIDQLARTLENLHPLGKGK
- a CDS encoding TetR/AcrR family transcriptional regulator produces the protein MTDSSQVKIQKDESPAHVKGKKRDRSASEERLIQAGLEIFAKNGFNGATTKMIAKKADVNESLIGRYFDGKEGLLLAIIEKFLEQVIQDELPYPPQNSLAAELENYVRFRVNQGCMHEDFARIVFSQCLVDRKFKKKARETIPLLIDPKLIDRVQMLADKGRLKEGTNVMEICEHLDTFLDGIFFFDHILHEESPEVTGDKAARFVKTYSRLFDK
- a CDS encoding efflux RND transporter permease subunit, giving the protein MSLPKISISRPIFTACVTIAIIVVGWASFKSMSVDLFPDVSIPVVTVQTTYPGAGPSEIETLVSRPIEEEVSTISGIKRLTSKSLEGVSQVIVEFNSSVDVKYAEQQVRDKVNIAKPKLPDDAEDSVIKKFDPSDTPILMVSLTANNLNDAQLFDIADQFIKPRLEQVNNVGAIEIFGGREREIHVILDRNKLRAREISVSQVAGQVGASGENIPSGKVEQQGGKELVFRGLGEFQSVPEISDTLVNLYGNEVPTRVADLGKVVDTMQDEKSRAYLNGEKALFLQVYRQSGSNTVRVADDVIKQLDRIGPELAKLDGAPKVQVVTNGSIKIKDNIYDVNETIIIGIVLTIITVFFFLGSARSTLITALSLPISLIGAFMIMKVAGFSINIVSMLALTLAVGLLIDDAIVVIENIYRRMELGEDSLTAAEKGTTEIQMAVMAITLVVIAVFVPVGTMSGTIGQFLKQFGMTVVFSMAISWFVAMTIIPMLTAYFGGAGHGAGHSPQDHNTLYGKTLGRLVRGFDRFQGWLENVYEKLLRVTLRHPLMTIGATFMVFVLSIYTVTKVPGAFITDDDSGEFAVTLEMEPGTSLDGMNKVADEVDNILRANPEVNYTAKIVGSLYGESNKSQFYVRMKDGKERGELTTEEFRDKIRKQLAGFTNANPVVKQYDASGGMGDQPFVLNIISADPKDLEASATKVLATLKADPRFKDVDSNFRPGKPEMQVHVKPGAAKLYGINTKTMGGELRAQVEGLTPAKFREKGREYEVRVRLLPEQRDIKQAFNQVYVPNVNGKLVKLSDVATGDLATGPASIERQDRGRYIQVTAGLAPGVGLSDAVNDVVKSMTTGPNAFPPSVRYTFGGDAENMQELMTSTVLALGFAIMFIYLILSSLYESFITPITIMVALPLALCGAFLGLFLMSETLTIFAIFGFFMLIGVAGKNGILLVDYTNQMMAQGKSRAEALVEAGKTRLRPILMTSFALIAGTLPVAIGMNEASKTRTAMGVAIIGGMISSTILTLIVVPAVFTYVDRFRIWANNLGSRFTTHMKKEKADRHVEVKVGSESKGSVESNEVGLSEG
- a CDS encoding sigma-54 interaction domain-containing protein, translated to MNDNNSMILPSSQNANQVMWNTNTTSKVLENKTIVYQSEVMGSLMKMIDRVAPSTANILVLGESGTGKELIARSIHDRSNRRNKAFVAINCGALRETLLESELFGHEKGSFTGAYNRKIGLAEAANGGTLFLDEIGELDPAIQAKLLRFIQEGEIYRVGGKDPIKVDIRLICATNRELDQEVVKGNFREDLFYRINTIVVSAPPLRRRKDDIPSLINHFLNNSQHAYLNRGRSVNEEAMKALIRYDWPGNIRELQNVCERLQILSEGHMIMLNDIPENIRNGETEKDVIEYDPTMTLHDLEKRYILKALAHFGGNKTQAANNLGITIKTLYNKLHEYGEFEKFAVHTKPMK
- a CDS encoding fatty acid desaturase; protein product: MTKKRIEWPVALFLIINPLVTLILTPIYFYYYGFELDILLFALIFAAATNLSITAGYHRLFSHKSYDAHPLAKALFLLVGASGFQGSALKWSSDHRRHHTHIDGEKDPYNINEGFWYAHMGWLFFKDSVDQKIHAPDLQKDWMVEFQHKYYVPLAILTGFALPTLIGWAMGSALGGFVIGGGLRIALTQQSTFFVNSLCHTLGKQTYSKEISARDSWFVAVLTHGEGYHNFHHKFQIDYRNGIKWYHWDPTKWVIKSLNFMGLATKLRQISNAEILKARLQAEAAELTKHGFAEEKLQAMREKILEAQNKMKKLREDYEQFKVDAVRKREELKEAYDLKLAEIKREMEIAKLEFQMGMKQWQVCLRSV